A window of Scophthalmus maximus strain ysfricsl-2021 chromosome 10, ASM2237912v1, whole genome shotgun sequence contains these coding sequences:
- the zmp:0000000760 gene encoding collagen alpha-1(IX) chain has product MPVYKEMLVFASLLVFLGLAQCQKLSSFDLLEEFHVPESRGVRRVDGSQPEVVAYRVNPSIHLRKSMSDVYPDGLPSDYSVIATFKVTKDTAKRSWNLWQVSDPEGRDQVGLRFQGDGRSLDFFYTSPKGSQMLRTFHGVEKLFDGEWHKLALSVKGRQVKLLIDCEEVSVESIDGSRPAIHRGYTSIVKRAAGDRSVSVDLQQMDVSCDPEQPYSEGCCELSSVCGGYAEIGLTAGRASCKCMHGQAGIQGPPGPKGHRGLPGKGGDQGRQGNWGIRGKTGDYGNIGETGPKGEEGIKGEKGMRGLWGQAGDRGPKGLAGLNGAAGFKGVRGPPGDLGETGKPGEVGATGEKGYEGIPGFQGVKGNKGTTGATGRSGPRGKQGIVGDPGERGGSGAKGKPGIPGAVGRAGTVGPKGIIGDPGLPGRDGDLGIEAYQGPQGLSGKLGRSGTKGEKGTLGPAGEMGPQGRTGPRGYKGSAGKPGRPGFIGPPGPTGHVGVPGKPGPKGDTGIQGIQGSKGSEGETGVKGPKGKVGDRGEQGPQGGRGKRGSAGPPGRSGPVGVKGIRGEGGPDGFQGPPGPPGPTLPAQHVIEVCQRVVLEQMSTFANSVKRTCAAVCPLYGDVPMGAPGPPGQSGPPGPQGDLGNDGVEGEVGLQGFYGEAGEPGRKGATGDRGEQGDKGAKGHGLPGYTGDQGPQGQRGRLGRAFNGQPGNQGERGHVGQPGLRGHPGLRGPPGVCLTSGCPQPDPTSGTPQPAPRRTRNRP; this is encoded by the exons ATGCCAGTCTACAAAGAAATGCTGGTGTTTGCGTCACTCCTTGTCTTCCTGGGACTGGCCCAGTGTCAAAAGTTGTCAA GTTTCGATCTCCTGGAAGAGTTCCACGTGCCCGAGTcaagaggagtgaggagggtgGATGGCTCTCAACCCGAGGTGGTGGCCTACCGCGTCAacccctccatccatctacGCAAGAGCATGAG TGACGTGTATCCAGACGGACTTCCCTCCGACTACTCCGTCATCGCCACGTTCAAGGTGACCAAGGACACTGCCAAGAGATCCTGGAACCTGTGGCAGGTCAGCGACCCCGAGGGGCGGGATCAAGTGGGCCTGCGTTTCCAGGGCGACGGGCGCTCTTTGGACTTCTTCTACACCAGCCCCAAGGGGAGCCAGATGCTGAGGACCTTCCACGGTGTGGAAAAACTGTTTGATGGAGAGTGGCACAAGTTGGCGCTGAGCGTGAAGGGCAGACAGGTGAAGCTGCTGATAGACTGCGAAGAGGTCAGCGTGGAGTCCATTGATGGGTCGAGGCCAGCCATCCACCGGGGGTACACATCCATCGTCAAGCGGGCAGCAGGGGATCGTTCCGTGTCT GTGGACCTCCAGCAGATGGATGTGTCATGCGACCCAGAGCAGCCGTACTCGGAGGGCTGCTGTGAGCTCTCCAGTGTG TGTGGAGGGTACGCAGAGATCGGTCTAACAGCTGGAAGAGCATCTTGCAAATGTATGCACGGACAGGCAGGCATTCAGGGACCTCCAGGGCCAAAG GGTCACAGGGGTCTTCCAGGCAAAGGGGGAGACCAAGGAAGACAAGGAAACTGG GGGATCAGGGGGAAGACAGGAGACTATGGCAACATTGGCGAGACGGGCCCAAAG GGGGAAGAGGGAATCAAAGGCGAGAAAGGAATGAGAGGACTCTGGGGCCAAGCG GGAGACAGAGGTCCCAAGGGGCTGGCAGGATTGAACGGCGCTGCAGGGTTCAAG GGAGTTCGTGGACCACCCGGGGACCTGGGAGAGACTGGGAAACCAGGAGAAGTT GGCGCCACAGGCGAAAAGGGATACGAAGGGATTCCCGGGTTTCAGGGAGTTAAG gGGAATAAAGGGACTACTGGTGCAACGGGGCGTTCTGGGCCCAGAGGAAAGCAG GGAATTGTGGGAGATcctggagagaggggaggttCTGGAGCGAAGGGGAAGCCT GGCATCCCAGGTGCCGTGGGCAGAGCTGGCACCGTCGGGCCGAAG GGCATTATTGGAGATCCGGGTTTGCCTGGCAGAGATGGCGATCTAGGAATAGAG GCTTATCAAGGTCCACAAGGTCTGAGTGGAAAACTTGGACGATCTGGAACAAAG GGGGAGAAAGGCACCCTGGGGCCAGCAGGAGAAATGGGTCCCCAAGGCCGAACT GGCCCAAGAGGTTACAAGGGTTCTGCAGGGAAGCCAGGAAGACCTGGATTCATTGGCCCACCGGGACCAACC GGACACGTGGGTGTGCCTGGAAAACCAGGGCCcaag GGTGACACAGGAATCCAGGGAATCCAAGGAAGTAAAGGTTCTGAG GGAGAGACAGGAGTCAAGGGCCCAAAAGGAAAG GTTGGAGACCGGGGGGAGCAGGGTCCCCAGGGAGGACGGGGGAAGCGCGGCTCAGCAGGCCCCCCTGGACGTTCAGGTCCTGTCGGAGTCAAGGGGATTCGAGGTGAAGGAGGACCAGATGGCTTTCAGGGTCCCCCAGGTCCACCA GGCCCGACACTGCCTGCTCAGCATGTGATCGAGGTCTGTCAGAGAGTGGTGCTGGAGCAGATGTCCACCTTTGCCAACTCAGTGAAGAGGACCTGTGCGGCTGTTTGTCCTCTGTACGGGGACGTGCCCATGGGTGCCCCTGGTCCCCCCGGACAGAGCGGACCCCCGGGGCCTCAA GGTGACCTTGGTAACGATGGCGTTGAAGGAGAAGTGGGCCTGCAGGGATTCTACGGAGAAGCCGGAGAACCGGGCCGCAAGGGAGCAACAG GTGACAGAGGAGAGCAAGGTGATAAGGGAGCCAAGGGTCATGGCCTACCTGGCTACACTGGGGATCAGGGACCACAGG